One stretch of Dokdonia sp. Hel_I_53 DNA includes these proteins:
- the rsgA gene encoding ribosome small subunit-dependent GTPase A, which translates to MTGTVYKSTGSWYTVKAENGQWFECRIKGKFRIQGIKSTNPVSVGDVVDFEIDTKSDVETGVITNIHDRENYIVRKSVNLSKQTHIIASNVDVVFLLVTLNNPPTFTPFIDRFLVTAEAYHIKAVLLFNKIDTYDEEELLEIKFLAAMYREIGYECVGISAATGKNIDIVKEMMEGKTCMFTGHSGVGKSTLVNAIEPSLDLRTKQISIQHSQGQHTTTFAEMFDLHFDARIIDTPGIKGFGIVDMEREEIGDYFPEFFALKNECKFNNCLHLEEPKCAVKDALDNDELFWSRYKSYTQILEGDDEQHYRKDHYPEEQ; encoded by the coding sequence ATGACAGGAACTGTTTATAAATCTACTGGAAGTTGGTACACCGTTAAAGCGGAAAATGGCCAGTGGTTTGAGTGTAGGATTAAAGGTAAATTTCGCATTCAAGGGATTAAAAGCACGAATCCTGTATCAGTAGGAGATGTAGTTGATTTTGAAATTGACACAAAGAGTGATGTAGAAACAGGAGTGATCACAAACATACACGACAGAGAGAACTATATCGTACGCAAATCTGTCAATCTCTCTAAGCAAACACATATTATTGCAAGTAATGTAGATGTTGTTTTTTTATTGGTCACGCTCAATAATCCGCCTACATTTACTCCATTTATAGATCGATTTTTAGTGACTGCAGAAGCATATCATATCAAAGCTGTATTGCTCTTTAATAAAATAGATACCTACGATGAAGAGGAATTACTGGAGATCAAATTTCTAGCAGCTATGTACCGAGAGATTGGTTATGAATGTGTAGGAATATCTGCAGCGACAGGAAAGAATATTGATATCGTTAAAGAAATGATGGAAGGTAAGACCTGTATGTTTACGGGTCATAGTGGTGTAGGGAAATCTACCTTAGTAAACGCTATTGAGCCATCCCTTGATTTAAGGACTAAGCAAATAAGTATTCAACACTCGCAAGGTCAACACACTACCACATTTGCAGAGATGTTTGACCTACACTTTGATGCTCGTATTATTGATACACCAGGAATTAAAGGCTTTGGAATTGTAGATATGGAGCGAGAAGAAATAGGTGATTATTTTCCCGAGTTTTTTGCTCTTAAAAATGAGTGTAAGTTTAATAATTGCTTGCATCTTGAAGAACCTAAATGCGCTGTAAAAGACGCCTTAGATAACGACGAGTTATTTTGGTCTCGTTATAAAAGTTACACCCAAATACTAGAGGGTGATGATGAGCAGCATTATCGAAAAGATCATTATCCAGAGGAACAATGA
- a CDS encoding pyridoxal phosphate-dependent aminotransferase, with the protein MEPANRLQETKEYYFSRKLKEVRSLAAAGYPIINMGIGSPDLPAPQLAIDALVASLNDKVAHQYQSYIGIPELREAMACFYKSQYNLTLDAEREVLPLMGSKEGIMHISMAFLNPGDKVLIPNPGYPTYAAVTKLVEAQTVPYNLREEKGWLPDLEELEKQDLSAVKLMWVNYPHMPTGATVPEGFFEKLIAFAKANKILIINDNPYSFILNEHPQSLLATKGAKEVALELNSLSKTFNMAGWRVGMLAGSAEHLGHILRVKSNMDSGMFYSLQKGAIAALNLDQKWNTELNTIYKKRQALVFQLVEKLGCTYDKNQVGLFVWAKLPYNQDAEIFIDSVLREKFIFITPGTVFGSMGKGYIRLSLCVTAKEIKEAITRFDAQ; encoded by the coding sequence ATGGAACCAGCAAATCGTCTACAAGAAACTAAAGAATACTATTTCTCTCGCAAACTGAAAGAAGTAAGATCTCTTGCTGCAGCAGGTTACCCTATTATTAATATGGGTATTGGCAGTCCAGATTTGCCAGCACCACAACTTGCAATAGATGCCTTAGTGGCCAGTCTCAATGATAAAGTTGCACATCAATATCAGAGTTATATCGGTATTCCGGAGTTGCGAGAAGCAATGGCGTGTTTTTATAAAAGCCAATACAACTTGACATTAGATGCAGAGCGTGAAGTATTGCCGCTTATGGGTTCTAAAGAAGGTATCATGCATATCTCCATGGCCTTTCTTAATCCTGGCGATAAAGTGCTTATACCTAATCCTGGTTACCCAACGTATGCTGCGGTTACTAAGTTAGTGGAGGCTCAAACTGTACCTTACAACCTTAGAGAAGAAAAGGGATGGCTACCTGATCTAGAAGAATTAGAAAAGCAAGATCTTTCGGCGGTAAAGTTAATGTGGGTCAACTATCCTCATATGCCTACGGGGGCAACTGTGCCAGAAGGTTTTTTTGAAAAGTTGATCGCTTTCGCGAAAGCAAATAAAATCCTTATCATTAATGACAATCCGTATAGCTTTATTCTCAATGAGCACCCGCAATCGTTACTAGCGACTAAAGGTGCCAAAGAAGTAGCGCTGGAATTAAATTCCCTCAGTAAAACATTTAATATGGCAGGCTGGCGTGTAGGAATGCTAGCAGGAAGCGCCGAACATTTAGGACATATTTTACGAGTAAAATCAAATATGGATAGCGGTATGTTTTATAGTTTACAAAAGGGAGCGATTGCTGCCTTAAATTTAGATCAAAAGTGGAATACAGAATTAAACACCATTTACAAAAAGCGACAGGCACTGGTGTTCCAGTTGGTTGAAAAATTGGGCTGTACTTATGATAAAAATCAAGTAGGTCTCTTTGTTTGGGCAAAGCTACCATACAACCAAGACGCTGAAATTTTTATTGATTCCGTTTTAAGAGAGAAGTTTATATTTATTACCCCTGGTACTGTTTTTGGGTCGATGGGTAAAGGGTATATAAGATTAAGCCTTTGTGTGACAGCAAAAGAAATTAAAGAAGCGATAACTAGATTTGATGCACAGTAG
- the queA gene encoding tRNA preQ1(34) S-adenosylmethionine ribosyltransferase-isomerase QueA gives MKLSHFNFDLPDELLADRPAENRDESRLMVVDRKKGTIEHKMFKDLIDYFEPEDVMVLNNTKVFPARLYGNKEKTGARIEVFLLRELNSETRLWDVLVDPARKIRIGNKLYFGDDETLVAEVIDNTTSRGRTLRFLYDGSYEEFRNKLTSLGETPLPKYINREVEPEDEERYQTIYAKEEGAVAAPTAGLHFSKHLLKRLEIKGVNFAEVTLHVGLGTFSPVEVEDLSKHKMDSEEAYIRKPATEIINKALSEKRRICAVGTTAMRVMESAVSSNNKLNEFEGWTNKFIFPPYDFSIANCMITNFHTPKSTLLMMVSAFAGHDLMKKAYDEAVKEKYKFYSYGDAMLII, from the coding sequence ATGAAATTATCACATTTTAATTTTGACTTGCCAGATGAATTACTAGCAGATCGCCCAGCAGAAAACCGCGACGAATCTCGCCTCATGGTAGTAGATAGAAAGAAGGGCACGATAGAGCACAAGATGTTCAAGGATCTCATTGATTATTTTGAGCCAGAAGATGTGATGGTACTCAACAATACGAAGGTTTTCCCAGCAAGACTGTATGGAAATAAAGAAAAAACAGGTGCCCGTATAGAGGTATTTCTTCTTCGTGAGCTTAACTCAGAAACACGTCTTTGGGACGTGCTTGTCGATCCAGCACGTAAGATACGTATAGGTAACAAGCTCTACTTTGGAGATGATGAAACACTAGTAGCAGAGGTAATTGATAATACGACATCAAGAGGACGTACTTTACGTTTTTTATATGACGGTTCTTACGAAGAGTTTAGAAATAAACTTACTTCTCTGGGGGAAACTCCATTGCCAAAATATATTAATCGAGAGGTAGAGCCAGAGGATGAAGAGCGTTACCAGACTATTTACGCTAAAGAGGAAGGAGCTGTAGCGGCGCCTACTGCTGGGCTACACTTCTCAAAACACCTATTAAAGCGTCTGGAAATTAAGGGTGTAAATTTTGCTGAGGTGACACTGCATGTAGGTTTAGGAACGTTTAGTCCAGTAGAGGTAGAAGATTTATCTAAACACAAAATGGATAGTGAAGAGGCTTACATACGCAAGCCAGCCACAGAAATTATTAATAAGGCCTTATCAGAAAAAAGACGCATTTGCGCAGTAGGAACAACTGCAATGCGTGTTATGGAAAGCGCTGTTTCAAGCAACAATAAATTGAATGAATTTGAAGGTTGGACAAACAAATTCATTTTTCCTCCTTATGATTTCAGTATTGCAAACTGTATGATTACGAATTTCCATACACCTAAATCAACTTTGTTAATGATGGTTTCTGCATTTGCTGGTCACGACCTCATGAAAAAAGCATACGATGAGGCAGTAAAAGAAAAATATAAATTCTACTCGTATGGAGATGCGATGCTTATCATCTAA
- a CDS encoding prephenate dehydratase has translation MKIGIQGVRGSFHHKVAEHYFGKNVDILECMSFPSLIDALLDDEITDAVMAIENSIAGAILPNYALLDANQLHIEGEYYLDIQHNLLGLAGQRITDIKEVWSHPMAILQCREFFRDYPEIKMVEDNDTAAVAQRIQQEQLYGVGAIASLEAAQIYKLNTIASSIQTIQQNATRFFILNKNARSMGDALNKASLRFTTDHKRGSLAAILNVLSDCNMNLTKIQSMPVIQTPWKYAFFVDVTFDSYEEFKKAEELLRIMALEFKVLGVYKNQRN, from the coding sequence CATACAAGGCGTACGAGGTTCTTTTCACCATAAAGTGGCAGAGCACTACTTTGGAAAAAATGTAGATATTTTAGAATGTATGTCGTTTCCATCACTTATTGACGCATTACTAGATGATGAAATTACAGATGCCGTTATGGCTATAGAGAACTCTATTGCTGGTGCTATCTTACCCAATTATGCCTTACTTGATGCAAATCAATTACATATAGAAGGAGAATATTACCTAGATATACAGCACAATTTACTAGGTCTAGCGGGTCAAAGGATTACAGATATTAAGGAAGTATGGTCACACCCAATGGCTATTTTACAGTGTAGAGAATTTTTTAGAGATTATCCAGAAATAAAAATGGTAGAGGATAATGACACCGCTGCAGTAGCACAACGTATACAGCAAGAGCAATTATACGGTGTAGGGGCGATCGCGAGTCTAGAGGCAGCTCAGATTTACAAACTCAATACGATTGCCAGTAGTATACAGACCATACAGCAAAATGCTACTCGTTTTTTTATACTTAACAAAAACGCGCGATCCATGGGTGATGCTTTAAACAAAGCATCACTGAGGTTTACTACAGATCATAAAAGAGGAAGTCTAGCTGCTATATTAAATGTATTGAGTGATTGTAATATGAATCTCACCAAAATCCAATCGATGCCCGTAATTCAAACTCCTTGGAAATATGCTTTTTTTGTGGATGTAACTTTTGATTCCTACGAAGAGTTTAAAAAAGCAGAGGAGTTACTACGCATCATGGCGCTTGAATTTAAAGTGCTAGGTGTGTACAAAAACCAAAGAAATTAA
- a CDS encoding 3-phosphoshikimate 1-carboxyvinyltransferase, producing the protein MLLKIHHPNTHCEGSIQITGSKSETNRLLILQALFEGISLKNVSNSDDAKVMQQALLSDQKEIDIHHAGTAMRFLTAYFSIQKGRETLLTGSSRMQERPIEILVDAVRQLGAIIRYTKKEGFPPIQIHGKNLTKDTITLKADVSSQYISALMMMGAKLESGLTIHLVGKITSIPYIYMTLALLRQIDVEATFKDQTIVISSGRKTKVDRKVVVESDWSSASYFYSIIALSRKRISNPSIILGSYRENSLQGDAVLQEIYKKLGVSSIFKDDKLQLKLIRDFELPKTITLDLVRCPDIAQTIAVTCLGLGVGCHLTGLHTLKIKETDRLEALKEEITKLGGAIMVTEKDLTLLPQKAPLNENITIATYHDHRMAMSFAPLGLQIPMLIEDARVVSKSYPDYWNDLKSLGFVQEIIG; encoded by the coding sequence ATGCTTCTTAAAATTCACCACCCAAATACACATTGCGAAGGAAGCATACAGATCACTGGATCAAAAAGTGAAACCAATAGACTGCTAATTTTGCAAGCGCTTTTTGAGGGTATAAGCTTGAAAAATGTTTCAAATAGTGATGATGCAAAAGTGATGCAGCAAGCATTATTGTCAGATCAAAAAGAAATAGATATTCATCATGCGGGCACAGCAATGCGCTTTCTTACAGCCTATTTTTCTATACAAAAAGGTCGCGAGACGTTACTCACTGGAAGCTCACGTATGCAAGAACGACCCATAGAAATCCTTGTAGATGCTGTAAGGCAATTAGGAGCAATTATTAGGTACACAAAAAAGGAAGGGTTTCCACCTATTCAAATTCACGGTAAAAATCTCACTAAAGACACCATAACTCTTAAAGCAGATGTGAGTAGTCAGTATATTTCTGCATTGATGATGATGGGAGCAAAACTTGAAAGTGGTCTGACGATTCACTTAGTGGGTAAAATTACTTCCATTCCTTATATCTATATGACTTTGGCGTTACTGAGACAAATAGATGTAGAAGCTACATTTAAAGACCAAACTATCGTTATTTCCTCTGGTAGAAAGACTAAAGTGGATCGCAAAGTGGTCGTAGAGTCAGACTGGAGTAGTGCTTCTTATTTTTATAGCATTATTGCGCTTTCGCGAAAGCGTATCTCTAACCCATCAATTATCTTAGGAAGCTATAGAGAGAATAGTCTTCAGGGCGATGCGGTGCTACAAGAAATTTATAAAAAATTAGGAGTAAGCTCTATTTTTAAAGATGACAAATTACAGCTAAAACTCATCAGAGATTTTGAGCTACCCAAAACCATAACTTTAGATCTAGTGCGTTGTCCAGACATTGCACAAACAATAGCGGTAACGTGCTTAGGACTAGGAGTGGGCTGTCATTTAACAGGATTACACACCCTTAAAATAAAAGAAACAGATAGGCTAGAAGCGCTCAAAGAGGAGATTACAAAACTAGGTGGAGCAATAATGGTTACAGAAAAAGACCTCACATTATTGCCTCAAAAAGCCCCTCTTAATGAGAATATAACCATCGCTACCTATCATGATCACCGTATGGCAATGTCATTTGCACCATTAGGATTACAGATACCTATGTTAATTGAAGATGCAAGAGTAGTTTCAAAATCTTACCCAGATTATTGGAATGACCTAAAAAGTTTAGGCTTTGTACAAGAGATAATTGGTTAA
- the rlmN gene encoding 23S rRNA (adenine(2503)-C(2))-methyltransferase RlmN, with translation MKADKKDIRKLTKEELRAFFVAQGDKAFRGNQVYEWLWQKGAHDFIDMTNISKETRILLDEHFVINHIRVDQMQRSNDGTIKNAVKLHDGLVVESVLIPTAKRTTACVSSQVGCSLNCKFCATARLKRMRNLNPDEIVDQVVVIDRQSKLYHDRPLSNIVFMGMGEPLMNYNNVLKAIDKITDPEGLGMSPKRITVSTSGVPKIIKKMADQEVKFNLAVSLHSALDDVRTEIMPFNEQMPLSELKEALIYWYEKTGKKITYEYVIWDGINDRQVDIMALLDFCKAVPSKVNLIEYNPIDDGQFQQADPEAIDRYVSVLERNGITVTVRRSRGKDIDAACGQLANKQ, from the coding sequence GTGAAAGCAGATAAAAAAGACATACGAAAGCTTACAAAAGAAGAATTAAGAGCATTTTTTGTCGCACAAGGTGATAAAGCATTTCGTGGTAATCAAGTATACGAGTGGCTCTGGCAAAAGGGTGCTCATGATTTTATTGATATGACTAATATCTCTAAAGAAACGCGCATACTTCTAGATGAACATTTTGTGATTAATCATATACGTGTTGACCAAATGCAACGTAGTAATGATGGTACTATCAAAAATGCGGTTAAACTGCACGACGGACTCGTTGTGGAATCTGTCTTGATTCCCACGGCAAAGCGCACTACAGCTTGTGTGTCTTCACAAGTGGGGTGTAGCCTTAATTGTAAATTTTGTGCTACAGCTCGTCTTAAACGCATGCGAAATCTTAATCCAGATGAGATTGTAGATCAAGTAGTGGTCATAGATCGTCAAAGCAAATTATATCATGACAGACCACTTTCAAATATTGTATTTATGGGAATGGGAGAACCACTCATGAATTACAACAATGTATTAAAAGCTATTGATAAAATTACAGATCCAGAAGGTCTAGGTATGTCACCCAAGCGTATCACGGTTTCTACTTCCGGGGTGCCTAAGATTATTAAGAAAATGGCAGATCAAGAGGTGAAATTTAACCTCGCGGTATCACTACACTCTGCTCTTGATGATGTGCGTACAGAAATAATGCCCTTTAATGAGCAAATGCCATTATCAGAATTAAAAGAAGCCCTTATTTACTGGTATGAAAAGACAGGTAAAAAGATTACCTATGAGTATGTGATTTGGGACGGTATTAATGATAGGCAAGTTGATATTATGGCATTATTAGATTTCTGTAAAGCAGTACCTAGTAAAGTTAACCTTATTGAATACAACCCTATAGATGATGGTCAATTTCAACAAGCAGATCCCGAAGCTATAGATAGATATGTTTCTGTATTAGAACGTAACGGTATTACCGTTACTGTAAGAAGATCTAGAGGAAAAGACATCGATGCGGCATGTGGTCAACTGGCTAATAAGCAATAA
- a CDS encoding nucleotide pyrophosphohydrolase, producing MSISNTQQAVDDWIKAHGVRYFNELTNMAQLTEEVGEVARIIARRYGEQSEKESDKNKDLGEELADVLFVVLCLANQTGVNLEEAFKKKLAIKTERDHDRHHNNKKLQ from the coding sequence ATGAGTATTTCTAATACACAACAGGCTGTAGATGATTGGATAAAAGCACACGGAGTACGTTATTTTAACGAGCTTACAAATATGGCACAGCTTACCGAAGAAGTAGGGGAGGTGGCACGCATAATCGCACGTCGCTATGGAGAGCAGAGTGAGAAAGAAAGTGATAAAAATAAAGACTTAGGAGAGGAGCTAGCAGATGTTCTGTTTGTGGTGTTGTGCCTTGCAAATCAGACGGGAGTCAATCTTGAAGAGGCATTTAAAAAGAAGCTTGCTATTAAAACTGAGCGAGATCACGACCGTCATCACAATAATAAAAAGTTACAGTAA
- a CDS encoding bifunctional 3-deoxy-7-phosphoheptulonate synthase/chorismate mutase type II, translating into MENKKELRNWLDAYGLDHPLVIAGPCSAETEEQVLKIAHQLKDSDATVFRAGIWKPRTRPGNFEGVGALGLKWLQRAKEETGMQITTEVANANHVELALKHDVDILWIGARTTVSPFIVQEIAEALKGTDKPVLIKNPVNPDLSLWLGAVERFYTQDIKNLGVIHRGFSTYEKTRYRNNPEWQIAVDLQNRFPDLPLILDPSHIAGRRDIIFDLCQTALDLNYDGMMVETHYDPDNAWSDAAQQITPDALKQMTVDLKIRKEEGTAVEYKNKLNTLRTKIDVVDHQLIESLGKRMKISDQIGELKADNNVAILQTKRWNEILGKMILEGEQNNLSEEFILRVFKAIHQESINHQQKVADLQRS; encoded by the coding sequence ATGGAAAATAAAAAAGAACTTAGAAATTGGTTAGATGCTTATGGGCTGGATCACCCGCTCGTAATTGCAGGGCCTTGTAGTGCAGAAACAGAGGAGCAAGTACTCAAAATAGCTCACCAACTAAAGGATAGTGATGCTACCGTGTTTAGAGCAGGAATTTGGAAGCCTAGAACTAGACCAGGAAACTTTGAAGGTGTAGGCGCGTTAGGTCTCAAATGGTTGCAAAGAGCAAAAGAAGAAACGGGAATGCAGATTACCACAGAGGTGGCAAATGCAAATCACGTAGAACTTGCTTTAAAGCATGATGTAGATATCCTTTGGATAGGAGCACGAACAACGGTATCACCATTTATAGTACAAGAAATCGCAGAAGCCCTAAAAGGAACTGATAAACCGGTGCTTATTAAAAATCCCGTAAACCCAGATTTATCCCTATGGCTTGGTGCTGTAGAGCGATTTTATACTCAGGATATTAAAAACCTTGGAGTTATTCATAGAGGATTTTCAACGTACGAAAAAACACGATATAGAAATAATCCAGAATGGCAAATTGCAGTAGACCTTCAAAACAGGTTTCCAGATTTACCATTAATACTTGACCCTTCACATATTGCCGGGCGTAGAGATATTATTTTTGATTTATGTCAGACTGCTCTAGACCTTAATTATGACGGGATGATGGTGGAGACCCATTACGATCCAGATAATGCTTGGAGTGATGCTGCACAGCAAATTACTCCGGATGCATTAAAGCAAATGACTGTTGATTTAAAAATACGTAAGGAAGAAGGCACAGCAGTAGAGTATAAAAACAAGCTTAATACGCTCCGCACCAAGATTGACGTAGTAGATCACCAGCTTATTGAAAGCTTAGGGAAACGTATGAAAATCTCCGATCAGATAGGAGAACTCAAAGCCGATAATAATGTGGCGATCCTACAAACAAAAAGATGGAACGAAATCTTAGGTAAAATGATACTTGAGGGAGAACAAAATAACCTTAGTGAAGAATTTATCTTAAGAGTTTTTAAAGCCATACACCAAGAATCCATCAACCACCAGCAAAAAGTGGCAGACTTGCAGAGAAGTTAA
- the dtd gene encoding D-aminoacyl-tRNA deacylase has product MKAVIQRVTQASVTIDGVVKSNIHQGLLVLLGVTHTDTNQDIDWLTNKIMGLRIFNDAQGAMNLSVGDVDGDILVISQFTLYASTKKGNRPSFLEAARPEKAIPMYEEFVNTLSRKHNKPIYTGEFGADMKVQLLNDGPVTIILDTKNKT; this is encoded by the coding sequence ATGAAAGCTGTAATACAAAGGGTAACTCAGGCTTCTGTCACAATAGACGGAGTGGTTAAGTCAAATATACATCAAGGCTTACTTGTGTTGTTAGGGGTAACACATACTGATACAAACCAAGATATTGACTGGCTTACAAACAAAATTATGGGACTCCGTATTTTTAACGATGCTCAAGGTGCCATGAATCTATCTGTGGGTGATGTAGATGGCGACATTTTAGTAATTAGTCAGTTTACGTTGTATGCTAGTACAAAAAAGGGAAATCGTCCTTCATTTTTGGAAGCAGCACGACCAGAAAAAGCCATCCCTATGTATGAGGAATTTGTGAATACGCTTTCGCGAAAACACAATAAGCCTATTTATACTGGTGAATTTGGTGCAGATATGAAAGTACAATTACTTAATGATGGACCAGTAACTATTATACTGGACACCAAAAATAAAACTTAA
- a CDS encoding polyprenyl synthetase family protein encodes MKVVSQIKEPIAYEMELFEEKFALSMRSKVALLNRITHYIVNRKGKQMRPMFVFLTAKMLGSGEVNDRTYRGASVIELIHTASLVHDDVVDDSNMRRGFFSLNALWKNKIAVLVGDFLFSKGLLLSIDNGDTDLLQIISVAVREISEGELLQLEKARKLDITEALYYEIIRQKTATLIAACCAMGARAVHSKDEDVKKMHTFGELIGMAFQIKDDLFDYGTSKIGKPTGIDIKEQKMTLPLIYVLNTVSKKDKDWLINSIKNKNTDKRRVKEVITFVKENGGLEYAVTKMKSLQMEALELLMTYPKSKYRDALELMVNYVIDRKK; translated from the coding sequence ATGAAGGTAGTCTCACAGATTAAGGAACCCATTGCCTATGAAATGGAGCTTTTTGAAGAAAAGTTTGCCTTGTCTATGCGTTCTAAAGTTGCATTACTCAATCGTATTACCCATTATATTGTAAACAGAAAGGGAAAGCAAATGCGCCCTATGTTTGTATTCCTCACTGCAAAGATGTTAGGTAGTGGCGAGGTAAATGACCGCACCTACCGCGGAGCTTCTGTCATTGAGCTCATACATACAGCTAGTCTCGTACATGATGATGTAGTAGATGACAGCAATATGAGAAGAGGTTTCTTTTCACTTAACGCACTATGGAAAAATAAAATTGCTGTACTTGTAGGTGATTTTTTATTTTCAAAAGGATTACTGCTTTCAATTGATAATGGTGATACAGATTTATTACAGATTATTTCTGTTGCTGTTCGTGAGATTTCTGAAGGAGAACTTCTGCAGCTCGAAAAAGCTAGAAAACTAGATATTACAGAAGCACTTTATTACGAGATTATACGTCAGAAAACGGCTACACTTATTGCGGCCTGTTGTGCTATGGGTGCGCGAGCTGTACATAGCAAGGACGAAGATGTTAAAAAAATGCACACTTTTGGGGAGCTTATTGGAATGGCCTTTCAAATAAAAGATGATCTATTTGATTATGGTACAAGTAAAATAGGAAAGCCAACAGGAATAGATATTAAAGAGCAGAAAATGACATTACCTTTGATATATGTCCTTAATACTGTTTCTAAAAAAGATAAGGACTGGCTCATTAATAGTATAAAGAATAAAAATACTGACAAGAGACGTGTGAAAGAAGTAATTACATTTGTAAAAGAAAATGGCGGTCTTGAATACGCAGTAACAAAAATGAAATCTTTACAGATGGAAGCTTTAGAGCTCTTAATGACATATCCAAAGTCTAAATATAGAGATGCTCTAGAGCTCATGGTTAATTATGTAATTGATAGAAAAAAATAA
- a CDS encoding prephenate dehydrogenase, whose protein sequence is MKKIYIIGLGLIGGSFARDLRRHMPKTRLFGIDTSEQHLQEALALVLVDEVATVGDLSDADMVVLAVPVDTAVQILPTVLDNIDDNTIVVDMGSTKQAICEAVVSHPKRRNFLACHPIAGTEFSGPNAAIDQLFKGKTNIVCEVEKTAPKLQETVLNLFKEMGMRIRYMDPISHDKHIAYVSHLSHISAFMLGKTVIEKEKNERDIFDMAGSGFASTVRLAKSNPVTWTSIFKQNKTNVLETLEEYISNLTHFKTLLEAENYQGIHDEMKNTNHIKEILNGIN, encoded by the coding sequence ATGAAAAAGATATACATCATAGGTTTAGGACTCATTGGCGGTTCATTTGCTAGAGACTTGAGGAGGCACATGCCTAAGACTCGTTTGTTCGGTATTGATACTAGTGAGCAACATCTACAAGAAGCTCTAGCTTTAGTACTTGTTGATGAGGTAGCAACGGTAGGAGATTTATCAGATGCAGATATGGTCGTGCTTGCTGTTCCCGTAGACACTGCAGTTCAAATACTTCCTACTGTTCTTGATAATATTGACGATAATACCATTGTGGTAGATATGGGTTCCACAAAGCAAGCGATTTGCGAAGCCGTTGTATCGCATCCTAAGCGACGTAATTTTTTAGCTTGTCACCCCATTGCTGGGACCGAATTTTCTGGACCAAATGCTGCTATCGATCAATTATTTAAGGGTAAAACTAATATTGTATGCGAGGTAGAAAAGACAGCTCCAAAACTGCAAGAAACCGTTCTTAATTTATTTAAAGAAATGGGGATGCGTATACGTTATATGGATCCTATTTCTCACGATAAACATATTGCATATGTATCACACCTGTCCCACATAAGCGCATTTATGTTAGGGAAGACTGTTATTGAAAAAGAGAAGAATGAGCGGGATATATTTGATATGGCGGGTAGTGGTTTTGCCTCTACGGTCAGGCTGGCAAAGAGTAATCCAGTAACTTGGACTTCTATTTTTAAACAAAATAAAACCAATGTTTTGGAGACTTTAGAAGAGTATATCTCAAATCTAACGCATTTTAAAACGCTATTAGAAGCTGAGAACTATCAGGGAATTCATGATGAGATGAAAAATACCAATCATATAAAAGAAATTTTAAACGGAATAAATTAA